The nucleotide window GTGTGTGTCCGCGTCGCACAGCATCAGAATTTCGTCTCTCTCCGGCCAGGGGAGTCGTAGACCTACGAATACGTCGCCCACGAGCCCAGCGGTACCGACCTctcggcgggcccggcgTCCGAAGACCACCTCCACGTGCGCTTCACCGGCGTGGAGCTGGGCTGGTGGGACtggggcgacgccgatgcgCACGATCAGACGGAGGCATGGTTGCCGTGCTTTATCAGCGGCGATGTTATTGATCCGCGGGACAATAATGGGAGACCAAAGGCGCGAGTCGGTGGTTTGCGGGATGTTGAGTTTGTGATTGAGGATTAAGTCGACTAGAAAGCAGGTTTTCATCCCGAGTCCGAGGTCGCATTCTATTCAATTTACAATGAAATCAGTCAGCGTTTGTTTAATGTCAACAAACAATTGCATGGCATATAAGAGGAGGGGCGTGGCCGCAACTTCATGGGTTGCCCTTGACGATGCTCAGAGACCGATCCATCGCCTGACAGCCCGGGCTACTATATTACCCCGTATTTCAACGGCAGCCGGCTCTTTTTGTTTCCTCTAACTTACTGCTAAAGCCATCGCAGGCACAAAAATCCATTACCATCTTCTTTCACTCTGCGGGCATTTGGAGCTGCTCGTCACTTGCAAGGTTCATCCGGTACGTTACCACTTTCGAGGCAAACCACAGCGGCGACACTAACCTCGGCAGAAGAATCGCCAAATCTTTGCGTGGCTGGCATATATCACGATAGTGTGATACCATTCGTGTGTCTTCGAGATCTCTGTCTCGTAGTAGGCGCTTAAACATGACCTTGCTAATGGCTGGAAACCATAGACGGATAGCCGATTGTAAACCCAGCATTGAGGTACTCGTTCCCAACATCTAAGGTAAAATGACCGACAACACGACAAGAGCTCTTCCTCACATTGGCGAGACCAACGTCGTCCTCTGGAACCCCGGCAGCCCTGAGGTATTCGCAAAAGCGCGCGACGCCACCATCTTCACACGCCTGGCGACGCGCCACTCGAGCCAGGAGCTCGATGTAGCAGTCGAAGCCACGCCAGGAGTCGACCACTCGTTCTGCGTGTGTGTCAACAAtgtcctcttcgtcttctcgGCGTCCCAGGACGAGCACACGGAGCATTGCCAGGCGGCCCTGCGGATGTTGCAGGCCTGCTCGTTGCGCCTCGATCTGCCTAGCTGCGTCTTCAAGTGCGCAACGAGCGTCGGCGCAGGCGTCCGACTGGAACAGATCGGGCAGCACAGGGTGTTCATGGTGATCAACGAAGGCGTCCCGCCGCGTGCGTGAGGAGTCAGGGAGTCGTGGCGGTCAGGATGAGCATGGAtgggcaggacggcgcgTAACGTTTGCTTTTGCACCGttgcggcggcaagaagaatGTGTCTGAAGGGATGAGCTCACTGGGCTTCCTGGGCGAAATGGGGCAAGTCGAGAGAAACACTTGCAGAGCAGTCTTTGATAGTTTTTCACTCTTTCACAGAAGCCTGCGCTCGTGAACACGTGCCTGTCCGAGATATGTTTTGAAGGTTTGAGTCGCGCTCATCTCGCGTAGACGGGCAATCGCAAGGTCGCATGGCGATTTTCTTGTTTGCCCATACGAAGCACAATAAGTAGCAAACGCAGCGCAGATGTTGCCGTGGAGTTGTTCCAAGACATGTTCAAATTTCCATTCtgagccatccatccagtgGGGAAGAGAGTAACGTTAGTTAGGGACTAGGGAGTCACTGGCACTCAGGAGGTGCTCAGTGACAACCCAGTGAGAGACCCCCCCGAATTGGCCAATCCCAGGCAGCCACAGCGTCGGAGAAACCAAATCCCCACCCGCAGCTCCAGCGGTTGCCCTGCCAGGAAATTTATCCCAGCGCAGCTCCGACTTCATCGCCAACTTCATCCATCAACACGAATCAGCTGCAgcgtcgcgtcgtcgcgccaTCCCTTGAAACGCCGCAGACAGCGCGAGCGCCCCCTACGTCTCCCCTACTGACATCCTGCTGAGACGCCGCGCACCATGGCTCCCCTTATCCTGCACAAcgtccccgacgacgagtgcTACattggcgacgatggcgtcaagCGCCCCTATGCCATGATTTTCAACCAGTGCGTCCTACGTGCCAACCCTCTTGGCTGTCCCCTATCTCTGGTACGCTAATGCGAATACGTCCTCAGGCAAGATGGTGCTCACACTACGACGACGCGATCGAGACGAAACGCTCCAGAGTCGGGCTCCTTCGGCAAGTCCAcgcgccgctcccgctcaAGAACTGGGACGCCCGCGCGCGGTGGCCCCCGGGAGAATCCAACCcttgcggccgccgacaagctcTTCGGTGACTGGGTCTCCAACCAgacatcctcctcggcgacccaGCGCAAGAGCAGTGGTGGTCAGCAACCatcccagcagccgcaacccggccaggatgacgacgccgcgtcCGCCTCAGCCTCGGGCCCTCAGCGCGTCATCAAGTCCCATCCAGTCGAGATGATCCTCCGCGGATACCGCTCCGCCACGCAACAATACGCCGCCATTGCGCACTATGAGGCActtgccggcgccgttcTCGAAGACTACCCGCGCGAGCCGCCTCCGTCTCAGCGTCGATACAAATCGGAGTTGCGTGATCCGGCTTACACACGCCGCAGGGTGCTTTCTGTCGAGGAGCGCTCCATGGTAaaccgcgccgacggcggcgagcactGGGTCAAGGTCACGTTCGAGAGCGCAGAAGCAGCCTCTGCGGCCACATACGCCAGTCCTCAGCGCGTCCTAGGACACCTCGTCCACGCAGAACCTTATCGCGGCATCCCTCCGGCACGGGACGAGGCTTGCCCTGATGTCGAAGGGCTGGAGTCTGAACATGGGCGGGCACAGAGCATGCCAGCGATGGCAACACCCCGTCGCAAGAGCACTGCCGGTAACGGCATGCCCACCATGTTCAACAGCCGCTTGCTCGATCTCTCCCCTCCCGACTCCCGCACCTCGAGCCAAACCATGGACACGGCCACCATGTCTCCCTCGCACACCTCCTCAGCCACCGTCACCGACAACTATGTCTCATACCCGAACCTCGCcgcgtccacggccgccgagcccgtccaGATGGACCAGGACAGCGTTTTCTGCCAGCGAATCCCTACCGCcagacgcgcgcgcctcctccccgccgagcaggctCTCCTGCCGCAGCAATCAGTCATGCAGCGCTTCGCGGGCGCCGTGCCTCTGTTCAAATGGTTCAGCGGCAGCATGATCGGCAACGAGGTACCGCGGTCCGAGACGGGCGAGTTTGACTGGGGTCGGGCGAGCCTCTACTGGAAGATGATATGGTGGCTCGACGCGACGTTTGGGCTATTCGGGGGCGACGTCTGCGCTGTGGACAAGGACGAGTAGACGCACGCAGTGTTCAGGATGAGCATTTCTACACGAAGAAGTTTTGCATGCAATGTGGAGCATTTGACGAGCTTGACGAGGGAGTATTCCGGCTGGTTGGGGTGTATAATTCGGGTTTGGTACAGAGAcgcacagacagacagacacactCATGGATACGGCGTTGGAGGGGCGCATCTACGACGGGCCGCAAGGGCTCGAGCCGAGCACGGCACTGGGAAGGCGGTCTTGAAGCGCAAAGAATACTACTGACGCATGTACATGTGGGCGCGTTCAATGACAGCATGCCATCAAACGTGCTATACTTCTTTCAAACGTCTTCCAACGGCTGAAGCCAAGGTGCCTGCTATCCATAAAactgctg belongs to Purpureocillium takamizusanense chromosome 1, complete sequence and includes:
- a CDS encoding uncharacterized protein (EggNog:ENOG503PIB0) produces the protein MTDNTTRALPHIGETNVVLWNPGSPEVFAKARDATIFTRLATRHSSQELDVAVEATPGVDHSFCVCVNNVLFVFSASQDEHTEHCQAALRMLQACSLRLDLPSCVFKCATSVGAGVRLEQIGQHRVFMVINEGVPPRA
- a CDS encoding uncharacterized protein (EggNog:ENOG503P1EY) encodes the protein MAPLILHNVPDDECYIGDDGVKRPYAMIFNQQDGAHTTTTRSRRNAPESGSFGKSTRRSRSRTGTPARGGPRENPTLAAADKLFGDWVSNQTSSSATQRKSSGGQQPSQQPQPGQDDDAASASASGPQRVIKSHPVEMILRGYRSATQQYAAIAHYEALAGAVLEDYPREPPPSQRRYKSELRDPAYTRRRVLSVEERSMVNRADGGEHWVKVTFESAEAASAATYASPQRVLGHLVHAEPYRGIPPARDEACPDVEGLESEHGRAQSMPAMATPRRKSTAGNGMPTMFNSRLLDLSPPDSRTSSQTMDTATMSPSHTSSATVTDNYVSYPNLAASTAAEPVQMDQDSVFCQRIPTARRARLLPAEQALLPQQSVMQRFAGAVPLFKWFSGSMIGNEVPRSETGEFDWGRASLYWKMIWWLDATFGLFGGDVCAVDKDE